From one Vanacampus margaritifer isolate UIUO_Vmar chromosome 12, RoL_Vmar_1.0, whole genome shotgun sequence genomic stretch:
- the golga4 gene encoding golgin subfamily A member 4 isoform X2, which yields MFKKLKQKINEEQSPQRNAQTPQQAQPGSGDRRSSQSHPLYYDGVPSPSDREQSQFQDTDKTEVLAGMIAEPAFLSEYTIFALDHSKRPQTAQVASVTASKGPTRSPGGSINGDGSVSPHREEPQSFAQKLQLKVPSMESIIRSGASRAEHLFRSPSKESLVRSSSRDSLTHLGESEASGAPTYDPPSDIESEAEEAPGNAESLSKEQLLHRLLRVETSLGKYRGKYSELVTAYRTVQRDKEKTQAILSQCQDKALRRIGELREELQMDQQAKKHLQDEFDAALEEKDQMITVLQTQVALLKKRVKGESDSALVAEGELPLSTDTAESKSTSPSKDQEVEPDIPDEGVSDPAKLMEALQKRVTRQENLLHKCKERIRMHQEHSDHISSENETLQEQLQERLQELERMKELHTNEKTKLINQLRDVKNQNEQLEQDKGMVIAETKRQMHETLEIKEEEIAQLRSRLQLANTQNEELQDQKERAEKSAFEELERALGSAHKAEEARKQLQVQMEDQISEAERVNEEERKSLQQELTRVKQEVVTIMKKSSEEKVANMQKSHSDALAAKEEEIRGRISTAVEQCKEEFSQLIKEKEQQAALALEDAELQKTAVAAEGENRVKEMQQELEAAKTRIMELESSLEKMSQDGSVLSHEQSTLLDQMKDNHKEQMSALEKEQQAQLEKHKDTLSQQHNAALEELKEKQRVELEKLLKEKDLQIRMHTEEMNQKLDAKQAEHEALSIELSELLKSKQLLEVKFVEVQDAHCVALQDQVVKNNAEMENIKQAHELSLGGIEKTLKEELNALKIILREKEKEIKKLIQGEKVLKEKSHSNLEELGVTAKQLEDLQQSLSQLQLENSNLKDESNILSNDLVQSKNALTDLQHQLEVAKTDFQHKQLLLEELQQQLQQSKKELSEQERLHSEELNTKKEEQTRLLKQLEDETAAHEKKLNNTVIEMQDKLKTQETKMEKIKQKAKEMQDRFKKKIQQIEESMKVALAKKDAELQQKEQQVQEKILEMAQKNSQGLSNTLSELQANHLAEVEKLHESQNHEILELERHWQEKLGQQEEELMEKQSHILQEKIQELQECSLKLKGSKEDNEQLLTVLKNQKEELGIQETTVQKLKEELHDAGVKLESLSTSDTLLREQMESVERNLSQAMNERDALQDKLNITEEESREKLKTLSDNLVDMEKQLQALDSSRRKECEDLQNKSGEDAIQRKLLEAQFEQQFVMISNQMQHYCKDVQCKMVDGTSELCQKVEFRVSELKEKLVCSQENIMLLKNIISSKLDRVCTLEENLRQKSEENNKLCISVEQMTAQVNAHVEQIKALTTENENNSLTLSEKTLKLEELGDLNRVLSMNLKENELQVANLESVISDLKHQIEHKEKAILEMKQQHEEERQRALVQMEETIHQERESTSEQANALRVSLAESDNNVASLKTKLEELERLVSEKNEALQRLTVSFDNQSISKSEMDQVLSEKEQRVSGLTAELESSKRRLSELQEQLALKIKECEQLTCDLKQQHGIRENERKELVEKLQQNGHLEQELVEKLHQLEEDNQKCKSQLKTQEDEFERLKDEMMKSKEECVKETQERLTTESNRKVSELKKKAEQKIGQIKKQLTSQLDEKEDLIKSLEAGHEEFKKNETYSKECIDTLEAKSKSLEEVLVKLKEEQASQLEQTQADERRKMETSLEELRIMYEAKLSALQRDSLHQTELTQAETLTIESRLKEAEKQKEELLEEVSTLKEEIRQKVVQCDQHQAALMQAQTSVEPGIKMEQNNLQQTNSMLENDSANPDEDSLHSLRSKLNHMKNEKEKIQKDFTRLQKDIRLMRKDHEQEIEYAKKQLLEESEQKLKLELEDIEMKHNSAIKQLMREFNTQMAVKEKEIDTAVKDTIGKAQVVEAELLSSHREETIQLQKAIAQREDDLNRTVQKYEEVIQSREEEMGTRVWQVQKELEQLQAKSHGTSETQMTSEELQAQLAKKTTLLSEARLKEQGFIERIHSLEDKIKCFHRNSVVTHLGSAYKDAALNQPEPLSEVTEMEYLKKVLFEYMMGRETKTMAKVITSLLKFPPDQAQKVLDKEESKDMYWLSV from the exons ATGTTCAAAAAACTCAAGCAGAAGATAAACGAGGAGCAGTCGCCGCAGAGGAATGCGCAGACTCCCCAACAGGCCCAG cCAGGGTCTGGAGACCGCCGGAGCAGCCAATCCCACCCGCTTTACTATGATGGCGTTCCTTCTCCCAGTGACAGAGAG CAGTCTCAGTTTCAGGATACGGACAAGACTGAG GTGCTGGCCGGGATGATAGCCGAGCCCGCTTTTCTCTCTGAGTATACTATCTTTGCTCTGGACCATTCAAAACGACCCCAAACGGCCCAGGTAGCCAGTGTG ACTGCCTCGAAAGGGCCAACCAGGTCTCCCGGAGGAAGTATCAATGGGGATGGAAGTGTGTCTCCTCAT AGAGAAGAACCACAATCATTTGCCCAAAAACTACAGCTGAAAGTGCCCTCAATGGAGTCCATAATTCGAAGTGGCGCCAGTCGGGCTGAACACCTCTTCCGCTCTCCCTCTAAAGAAAGCCTGGTTCGGAGCTCATCACGCGATTCCTTGACACATTTGGGAGAAAGCGAAGCCTCTGGTGCCCCTACATATGACCCACCTTCAGACATTGAGAGTGAGGCTGAGGAGGCGCCAGGGAACGCAGAGTCTCTCTCCAAAGAGCAGCTGCTGCACCGTCTGCTCAGAGTGGAGACGAGCCTGGGGAAGTATCGCGGGAAGTACTCGGAG CTGGTTACAGCGTATCGTACAGTGCAACGggataaagaaaaaacacag GCCATCCTCAGCCAGTGCCAAGACAAAGCTCTCCGCAGAATAGGAGAACTACGAGAG GAGTTACAAATGGACCAGCAGGCAAAGAAACACCTTCAGGACGAGTTTGATGCTGCACTGGAGGAGAAAGACCAGATGATTACTGTCCTGCAAACTCAG GTTGCTCTGCTGAAGAAACGAGTTAAAGGAGAGTCTGACAGTGCTTTGGTTGCTGAGGGTGAGCTGCCCCTTTCTACAGATACTGCAGAGTCCAAATCCACCAGCCCTTCAAAGGACCAGGAAGTAGAGCCTGATATACCTGACG AGGGCGTCAGTGATCCAGCTAAACTTATGGAAGCGCTGCAGAAGCGAGTGACGAGGCAAGAGAACCTACTGCACAAATGCAAAGAAAGGATACGTATGCACCAGGAGCACAGTGATCACATTAGTAGTGAGAATGAAACTCTGCAAGAGCAGCTGCAGGAGAGACTGCAAGAACTGGAAAGAATGAAG gaGCTGCACACGAATGAGAAGACTAAACTGATCAATCAGTTGCGTGATGTCAAGAACCAAAATGAACAGCTGGAGCAGGACAAA GGTATGGTGATTGCTGAGACAAAGCGGCAGATGCACGAGACTCTAGAAATAAAAGAAGAGGAGATTGCACAGCTCCGGTCCAGGCTCCAGCTGGCTAATACCCAAAATGAAGAGCTGCAAGACCAGAAGGAAAGGGCTGAGAAATCAG CATTTGAAGAGCTTGAAAGGGCATTGGGTTCAGCACATAAGGCTGAGGAAGCACGAAAGCAGCTCCAGGTTCAGATGGAGGATCAAATAAGTGAAGCGGAAAGGGTCAATGAAGAAGAGAGGAAGAGTTTACAGCAGGAGCTTACACGGGTCAAACAGGAGGTTGTCACAATCATGAAG AAATCATCGGAAGAAAAAGTGGCCAACATGCAAAAATCCCACAGCGACGCCCTGGCTGCCAAAGAAGAGGAGATACGTGGCAGAATAAGCACAGCTGTG GAGCAGTGTAAAGAGGAGTTTTCTCAGCTAATTAAGGAAAAAGAGCAGCAGGCCGCTCTTGCTTTGGAGGATGCCGAGTTACAGAAGACAGCTGTTGCTGCAGAGGGCGAGAATAGGGTTAAAGAGATGCAACAAGAGCTGGAAGCAGCAAAAACT AGAATCATGGAGTTGGAGAGCTCCCTGGAGAAGATGTCCCAAGATGGATCAGTACTGTCCCATGAACAATCCACTCTACTGGACCAAATGAAGGACAACCACAAAGAGCAAATGTCTGCATTAGAGAAAGAGCAACAGGCACAGCTGGAAAAGCACAAGGACACCTTATCCCAGCAGCACAATGCTGCTCTGGAAGAGCTCAAGGAAAAACAAAGGGTTGAATTGGAGAAGCTTCTGAAGGAGAAAGACTTGCAGATTCGTATGCACACAGAGGAGATGAATCAGAAATTGGATGCAAAGCAAGCAGAGCATGAAGCACTTTCAATCGAACTTTCTGAACTTTTGAAGAGTAAACAACTTTTGGAAGTGAAGTTTGTTGAAGTACAAGATGCACATTGTGTAGCTCTGCAGGATCAGGTGGTAAAGAACAATGCAGAAATGGAAAATATTAAGCAGGCGCATGAACTGTCACTTGGCGGAATAGAGAAAACACTAAAGGAGGAACTTAATgctttgaaaattattttaagagaaaaggaaaaggaaattaAAAAGCTCATTCAAGGTGAGAAAGTGTTAAAAGAAAAATCGCATTCCAATCTAGAAGAGCTAGGCGTCACAGCAAAACAACTGGAGGATTTGCAGCAATCCTTATCACAGCTCCAGCTGGAAAATTCAAACTTAAAAGACGAATCAAATATACTTTCGAATGATCTTGTTCAGTCCAAGAATGCGTTGACAGATTTGCAACATCAGCTTGAAGTAGCAAAAACTGACTTTCAACACAAACAGTTGTTACTTGAAGAATTACAGCAGCAATTACAGCAGAGCAAAAAGGAACTCTCTGAGCAGGAGAGATTGCACAGTGAAGAGCTTAACACTAAAAAGGAAGAACAAACACGGCTTCTGAAACAGTTGGAGGATGAAACAGCTGCTCACGAGAAGAAGCTAAACAACACTGTAATAGAGATGCAAGATAAACTGAAAACACAGGAAACAAAGATGGAAAAGATCAAACAGAAGGCCAAAGAAATGCAAGACCGCTTTAAGAAAAAGATCCAGCAGATAGAAGAATCCATGAAGGTGGCACTTGCAAAGAAAGATGCAGAACTTCAACAAAAAGAGCAGCAAGTTCAAGAGAAAATTTTAGAGATGGcccaaaaaaattcccaaggCTTGAGCAATACATTGTCAGAGCTGCAGGCTAACCATTTGGCGGAAGTGGAGAAACTACATGAAAGCCAGAACCATGAAATCTTGGAGCTGGAGCGCCATTGGCAAGAGAAATTAGGACAACAGGAGGAGGAATTAATGGAAAAACAGTCGCACATACTGCAGGAAAAGATACAAGAACTGCAGGAATGTTCTCTAAAACTAAAAGGGAGCAAAGAAGATAATGAGCAACTACTTACTGTATTGAAGAACCAAAAGGAGGAGCTTGGGATTCAAGAAACAACTGTGCAAAAGCTTAAAGAAGAACTTCACGACGCAGGGGTTAAGCTTGAAAGTTTGTCAACAAGTGACACTTTGCTTAGAGAGCAAATGGAGTCTGTAGAGCGAAACCTCAGCCAGGCTATGAATGAGCGAGACGCCCTGCAAGACAAGCTCAACATAACAGAGGAAGAGAGCCGAGAGAAATTAAAGACTTTGTCAGACAATTTGGTGGACATGGAGAAGCAGCTTCAAGCCCTTGACAGTTCCAGACGGAAGGAATGTGAGGACTTGCAAAATAAATCTGGGGAAGATGCCATTCAAAGAAAGCTTTTGGAAGCACAGTTTGAACAGCAGTTTGTTATGATCAGCAACCAAATGCAGCATTACTGTAAGGACGTTCAGTGCAAAATGGTGGACGGAACCTCAGAACTTTGTCAGAAAGTTGAATTTAGAGTCTctgaattaaaagaaaaacttgtGTGTAGCCAAGAAAATATTATGCTCCTTAAAAATATTATCTCTAGCAAATTAGACAGAGTTTGCACTTTAGAGGAGAATCTTCGTCAGAAGAGTGAGGAGAATAACAAACTATGCATTTCTGTTGAACAGATGACTGCTCAGGTAAATGCTCACGTGGAGCAAATCAAAGCCTTAACAACTGAGAATGAGAACAATTCTCTTACTCTCAGTGAAAAAACTCTGAAGCTTGAGGAGCTGGGTGACTTAAACAGAGTATTATCGatgaatttgaaagaaaatgagTTGCAGGTGGCCAACTTGGAAAGCGTCATCAGTGACTTGAAACATCAAATAGAACATAAGGAGAAAGCCATACTTGAAATGAAGCAGCAGCATGAAGAGGAGAGGCAAAGGGCCTTAGTTCAAATGGAAGAGACCATTCATCAGGAGCGAGAGTCCACTTCCGAGCAGGCAAATGCTCTCAGAGTCAGTCTGGCTGAGAGTGACAACAATGTAGCATCTCTGAAGACCAAGCTCGAAGAGCTGGAGCGCCTTGTCTCAGAGAAGAACGAAGCTTTGCAAAGGCTCACGGTGAGTTTTGACAATCAGTCCATCAGCAAGTCTGAGATGGACCAAGTTTTAAGCGAGAAGGAGCAGAGGGTCAGTGGTCTGACTGCAGAGCTCGAGAGCTCCAAACGTCGCCTCTCTGAGCTTCAGGAGCAGTTGGCCTTGAAGATAAAAGAGTGCGAACAACTCACATGTGACCTCAAACAGCAGCACGGCATCAGGGAGAACGAGAGGAAAGAATTGGTTGAAAAGTTGCAGCAGAACGGCCACTTGGAGCAAGAGCTGGTGGAAAAACTGCACCAGCTTGAGGAGGACAACCAAAAGTGCAAAAGTCAACTTAAGACTCAGGAAGACGAATTTGAGAGGCTGAAAGATGAGATGATGAAAAGCAAAGAGGAGTGTGTGAAAGAAACCCAGGAAAGGTTGACAACAGAGAGCAATCGTAAAGTTTCAGAGCTAAAGAAGAAAGCGGAACAGAAAATCGGACAAATTAAGAAGCAGTTAACTTCGCAGCTTGATGAAAAAGAAGACCTCATCAAGAGTCTTGAGGCAGGCCACGAGGAGTTCAAGAAAAATGAAACGTATAGTAAAGAATGCATTGACACATTGGAGGCTAAAAGCAAATCTCTTGAAGAGGTTCTTGTCAAGCTCAAAGAAGAGCAGGCAAGCCAACTGGAACAGACCCAGGCTGACGAGAGGCGGAAAATGGAGACGTCTTTAGAGGAACTGAGAATTATGTATGAAGCGAAGCTGTCTGCTCTTCAGCGAGATTCATTACATCAAACAGAGCTCACACAAGCGGAAACACTTACAATTGAATCTAGGCTTAAAGAAGCAGAGAAGCAGAAAGAAGAGCTTCTTGAAGAAGTTAGCACTCTGAAAGAAGAAATTAGACAGAAGGTTGTTCAGTGTGATCAACATCAAGCTGCCTTGATGCAGGCCCAAACGTCAGTTGAACCTGGCATAAAGATGGAGCAAAATAATCTCCAGCAAACAAACAGCATGTTGGAAAACGATTCGGCCAATCCAGATGAGGATTCTCTTCATTCTCTCAGGAGCAAACTAAATCACATGAAGAATGAGAAGGAGAAAATTCAGAAAGATTTCACCAGGTTACAGAAAGACATCAGATTAATGAGGAAAGACCATGAGCAAGAAATTGAGTATGCAAAGAAACAGTTGTTGGAGGAGAGTGAACAGAAGCTTAA ATTGGAATTAGAAGACATTGAAATGAAGCACAACTCGGCAATCAAGCAGTTAATGAGGGAGTTCAACACACAAATGGCCGTAAAAGAGAAGGAGATAGACACAGCAGTGAAAGACACCATTG GTAAGGCACAGGTTGTGGAGGCAGAGCTTCTCAGTAGCCATCGAGAGGAAACCATCCAGCTGCAGAAGGCGATTGCCCAGAGGGAAGATGACTTGAACAGAACTGTTCAGAAATATGAGGAGGTCATACAG AGTCGAGAGGAGGAGATGGGGACTCGAGTGTGGCAGGTCCAGAAAGAACTGGAGCAGCTACAAGCTAAGAGCCATGGCACATCTGAG ACACAGATGACCTCCGAGGAACTACAG GCGCAGCTTGCCAAGAAGACGACTTTGCTGAGTGAAGCTCGGCTGAAGGAGCAGGGTTTTATTGAGAGG ATTCACTCGCTTGAGGACAAGATTAAATGTTTCCACCGGAACTCAGTCGTAACTCATCTGGGCAGCGCATACAAAG ATGCTGCGCTCAACCAACCTGAGCCGCTCTCAGAAGTCACTGAGATGGAGTACCTGAAGAAGGTGCTGTTTGAGTACATGATGGGACGAGAAACAAAA ACGATGGCCAAAGTGATAACGTCCTTGCTGAAGTTTCCACCAGACCAGGCTCAAAAGGTTTTGGACAAAGAGGAGTCCAAAGACATG TATTGGTTGAGTGTCTGA